The proteins below come from a single Vanessa cardui chromosome 7, ilVanCard2.1, whole genome shotgun sequence genomic window:
- the LOC124531291 gene encoding BTB/POZ domain-containing protein 3: MGYNMNDLRNKSLYDRVNKLLVSYEWSDCSFSVHGKNFKAHKLILGISSPVFEAMFYGPLSTNDVITITDIEPNIFQLLLNYIYTDKVDIHSIEESYDLMYVSRKYMLEYLTEICIAYIESNISIDNVIPVLNYPDHMQDNQLVSTALKLFCQHAGYLLKEYKSSITSTCMKKILGCNEINILEKDLIKSVFEWTSYYCEQNEIKNNIHNRREVLIKNDLLKLLRFNTLSLNELNEITACKENLLLKCEEEQIKLEMETEKLNNRVLSTTDNNFLPRKTLKQQWCLCHRPPLRSESPLIVDLANYTIHTKVKANKSTFINTLSVHSRMAPVVSYCNNFTNIYHEQFTILVTCEEDNSVIKKIYFDSNVEYDFNIDIEFDEPMLIKKDCWYKISFIWPHQNTFYSYQYGVQSRAPCYNNGKIKFEFNDVLRVSDHGGSFLRGLKFCM; the protein is encoded by the coding sequence ATGGGATATAATATGAATGACCTTAGAAACAAAAGTTTATATGACagagttaataaattattagtatcaTACGAGTGGAGTGATTGCAGTTTCTCTGTACATGGCAAAAATTTTAAAgctcataaattaatattaggtaTCAGTAGTCCTGTTTTCGAGGCAATGTTTTACGGACCCTTATCCACAAACGATGTAATAACCATTACGGACATAGAACCCAATATATTTCAgctgttattaaattatatttacacagaCAAAGTTGACATACATTCTATAGAGGAATCATATGATCTTATGTATGTCTCGAGGAAATATATGTTAGAGTATCTCACAGAAATTTGTATTGCATACATTGAATCAAATATAAGCATTGATAATGTTATTCCTGTTTTAAACTACCCTGATCACATGCAAGACAATCAACTTGTCTCAACAGCACTTAAACTATTTTGTCAACATGCAGGCTACCtgttaaaagaatataaaagttCCATTACTTCAACATGTATGAAAAAAATTCTCGgatgtaatgaaattaatatattagaaaaagatCTGATTAAGAGTGTCTTTGAATGGACATCATATTACTGtgaacaaaatgaaattaaaaataatattcataatcgACGAGAAGTATTAATAAAGaatgatttattgaaattattaagatttaatacACTgtcattaaatgaattaaatgaaataacagCGTGTAAAGAGAACCTTCTATTGAAATGCGAAGAAGAACAAATTAAACTAGAAATGGAAACTGAAAAATTGAATAACAGAGTCCTAAGTACCACAGATAACAATTTTTTACCAAGAAAGACATTAAAACAACAATGGTGTCTATGTCATCGCCCTCCATTAAGATCTGAATCTCCTTTAATAGTAGATTTAGCAAACTATACAATACACACAAAAGTAAAAGCTAACAAGTCcacatttattaatactttaagtGTACATTCAAGAATGGCTCCAGTGGTTAgctattgtaataattttactaatatttatcatGAACAATTTACGATTTTAGTCACATGCGAAGAAGACaatagtgtaataaaaaaaatatactttgataGTAATGTGGAATATGATTTCAACATTGATATTGAATTTGATGAacctatgttaataaaaaaagactgctggtataaaataagtttcataTGGCCTCACCAAAACACCTTTTACTCTTATCAATATGGTGTGCAAAGCAGAGCTCCATGCTATAATaatggtaaaataaaatttgaatttaatgatGTTTTGAGAGTTTCTGATCATGGAGGTAGCTTTCTCAGaggtttaaaattttgtatgtaa